A genome region from Phocoena sinus isolate mPhoSin1 chromosome 16, mPhoSin1.pri, whole genome shotgun sequence includes the following:
- the LOC116741662 gene encoding 60S ribosomal protein L10-like — translation MRGAFGKPQGTVARVHIGQVIMSIRTKLQNKEHVIEALRRAKFKFPGRQKIHISKKWGFTKFNADEFENMVAEKRLIPDGCRVKYIPNRGPLDKWRALHL, via the coding sequence ATGCGTGGTGCCTTTGGAAAGCCCCAGGGCACAGTGGCCAGGGTCCACATTGGCCAGGTCATAATGTCCATCCGCACCAAGCTGCAGAACAAGGAGCATGTGATTGAGGCCCTCCGCAGGGCCAAGTTCAAGTTCCCTGGCCGCCAGAAGATCCACATCTCCAAGAAGTGGGGATTTACTAAGTTTAATGCAGATGAGTTTGAAAACATGGTGGCAGAAAAGCGGCTCATTCCGGATGGCTGTAGGGTCAAGTACATCCCTAATCGTGGCCCGCTGGACAAATGGCGGGCCCTGCACTTGTGA